CATCTCGGTCGCCCACATGCCCCACGTTAGGAAATTAATAAGAGACTTCCTGTTTCTTTTTGGAGACatatattttccttatttttttccctttctttttcgGTTTGTGTAAGGTCTGTTATAAACAGCCCTCTAGCTCTTTGCCTTATTTGCTTTAGCAGAAAATAAAATCCAGACATCTACATTTCATCTTctttttgctttgctttattttCCATAATATGTGGTAAATGAGTTttcgtttttgtttgttgttgtttttagagtATTAGACAAACTAGTTGCTCAACCCAAATGCTTACTAAACATACAAGCAAGAGTGGATTTGTAGAATTACATTCATAATAGGTGTAATTTATGAGGCATAAGTTCTGTAATCTACATTACCAACTTTCAAAGTATCAATGGACAACATTAAGAAAGTTTCCATACTAATTCAAGTTAAACCAGTGTTTTGAGGTGTTTGATACAATTTCCTCCTTTACTACCATGTATTAAATCATGCCAATGCTGGTGAGGCTTAAGAAAAAATGAGGAATAAAGAGCAAATGTTTAAAGAATAGCAACCAAATGAGGTGAAATAAGGATGTTAAATGCTACTGTTAAAACTACAGCTGCTTTTATTACATCCATTATGACAACAGTCAGAATGCTGAATGAAATTTTGCAATAGACAGGAAAGTCATTTAGAATGTGCAGAAATACAAATCTTTCAGTATTTATTCTATGAAGAAGTATGTAATCAAGGTGTCAAGGTTTTATTCTCCACCAAATATGGGCAAGGCCTTAAGAATTTTTATTTGGAGAGTTGCATGGTCAGGGCATCTATAAGCTCCTGTTTCTTGGTTCCTGTTGTACGTATTCCAAACTGCTTGCATGCATCTTTTAGCACAGGCACTGTCAGTTTTCCCAAGGTGCACTTTGCCACATGGTTTTTCAGCTCTTCCTCAGATATCTCTGCTTTTGGCTTCTTTTCAGCAGCACCACCACCAGATTCAGCTGggcagaaagaaagagacaaCTCAAGTCAAGATTCTGTTACTGTCAACTTTGAACGTTTCTGAATGTAGTGGCATTGTAACTAAAACAGGACAGCTAATCAAAGGAAGTTAAGAGTAATTTCCAATGCATACTGAACCATGCTGCTATGCCTTTGCAGTATCCCATAGTATTATCATGCATTAGGCATGTTAAAAGGACAAAGAAATTCCATTTAATATAACtacataacaataattattaattttataattaaaaataaatcaaataaatacattaatgctGCAATAATACTATTGTACTGTATAATAAGTGAGTATCATGATATGAGTATTTGATATTTCATGATTTGTTTTTACACACCAATAAATTTACAGAGACTCTAGAGTTTTTTATtgacagatttataaatgattctcaatACAAATTTGGGAATACGGTTGGCCTGTGCTGCattttcaaatgcacattataagtgACCCAGCACTTGCAGAAATGGAATTCATCTGGAGCCTCTCAGAGACACTAAATCACTGGATCATGGGCTGCCCGCGTGTAAATGAACACATTGCCATACTGTTTGACTGGATCATGGGCTGGCCAGCTGGCAACTAtcacgtgtaaatgaacacatTGGTGTTGATTTGTTAATTGTGGtttctttttgttgttatatGTGTTTTGTTAATTGTGCCAACACTGATTTGTTAATTGTGGACCCTGGCTGAGATTCTATGGGTGTTCTGCATTCTCTTTGATCGCCCCCTGGTGGCTGActgcagtacaggtcataaaccTCTCTATGTAAACGAATGGGACTCAAgtcgaaataaaaaaataaattacacttccaATACAATTTTTCGAAAGATGGATTTGGTCATTTAAGGTAGCTGTTATCATGCTGATGTATGTTTAATTGTTCGTTTTTGTGATGAATTAGATTTTAGCTAgtaatttgatgctataaaaaacAGGGCGTGTCATTATGGTTGATTGGGTCTGCAGGAATTTGGGCGGGAGTTTGATATCGCGGCTCCACCTTATgactctactgcgcagactcttgCTCCAaatgaatctctactgcgcagactctggctccaaatgaatctctactgcgcagactctggctccaaaacGACGTCACTCTTTACTCATTACTGGGCCATACTGAGatgctttggcttcacttttttttttatagtggaaGGAAGTGGAGATGCACCGcacatcttttttacagtctgtgGTGCCACTAGCTTGTGCAGTGCTGTCGGAAACTATCCATACAagaaatacatgtatttgaaaatgcagcgggttttgtttttcatttatgttttttctttttttttaaatcagctcaAATACCAAAAATTACATCCCTGACTCATGCTTTACATTAATGTAAGATCATTTGAAATCTCACCAGTTTTGCGTTTAGCCGCAGGCTTCCCTTCTGGGTTATAACCAGGAGGATAGACTAAATCTTTGAACTCTTGAGCCAATGGACCAAGACGAGCATCCATCATTTGTACCTTGGGCACTGAGGGAACACACAGAGTGTGAGACAGTAGTAGAATTAAAAATAGAACAATtatccattaaaaacatttcagatcTCAAGAAATACTTGTTAAATCCTCAATGGGCTCGGGTTCAAGCATATTCAGAGCCAAAGCCTCCAGGTTCCTGTAGTGCTGTTGTAGGACTGGGTTTTCAAATGAATCACTCCTATAAAAACATAAGATTTACAGTACAAATTAACAACAACTCCATGGCTGAAGAATGCACTGGGCACAACTTGTAGAAAACCACACACTTGTATTTAAAGCCGAGCTTGTgcacaatctccttcatcttgtCCACCTGCTCATCAGAGGCTGTGGGACCCACGTGAGCATCCAGAGTGCGTATGTCATCAGCAAAGGGAAGAAATATCACATTGAAGCCTAAAAAACAGGATCCCAcaatttaatattactatttgataaatatataaagatcAATTAGCCATACAGTTGAAAGTAACGTTCAGTGTAAATGAAAATTGTTCGGTCTTGATTGCGGTTACCTGGAGGTGTTGCCTGAGTTTGACTCTGATCCAGTTCTTCTCTCTGAGGAACTAGTGCCACAAAGCGAGGAGGAGTGTTACGACGAGGAATGTATCTgcacaatgcaaatacatttttttcactgCACTTCAAAAGCAGAGCTGTAAACACACAGGAGCTTCCtagaataaacaaaagaaaaaagaactgcACATCAGCTttccaaaatgagaaaaaaaatcagttactaAAACAACTGGATTGAACTGAAAGAGGTGTTTAGGCTCAAGACACCAGCAAATGAAGACCTGCCTGATATCTGCTCTTCCTCAGGGTATATGAAGAGCGCGGGCCGTATATGATGGTGCAGTTTGAGACGGTCCATGGGCTTAAACCCCATCAGAACCAAACCTGGATCATCAAACTTCTTAATCTCATCCACCTCATCCTTTTCCATCACAATCTGTTTCTTCCCATAAACCTTAATAGAAAGTAGTCAATTTTTGTATGATAAGAAAATACGGTAACTTTAAGATAAAAGGGACACAAAGAACAAATTACAGTATAACTTTCTGATAGTATTGATTCTGATTACCTGTGCCCTCTTCATATCATTTGGCAAAAGTATCCCCCCATTATGGGCATGGAAGTAACGGGTTTTAGTGCGCACTGGTTCGTTAGTATCTCTGTGAAGCTTGACAGCAGAAGGTTTGGTGGCAGTCCTGGCCAACACATACACACCGACTGCCAGATTGACACCTTCTCCAAGAGAGAATGTTAACTTGAACACAatgaaaaagtatatttaaatctAAGAACTGCATTCTGGAACTGTTTTGATCCAGAAATTATAGATTGCAATTTTTACATATGGTCAAGTAAAGTGAAACTTTgcataaatattgcaaaaatgtaTCGACCGATAAAAGCATCTGCACCAGATGGCTGATTGTTTAAAAACAGCTGACAACCAGGGCCGCTTATATCCTGTAAATCAAAAGGGGTGGAAAAACGTGTAAAACCTGCAACTTGTGTGTAGAAATAgtctcaatcagtgtttcaaccagataaagacataaataaatagcTTGTGAACAATGTCACTTACCATTGCATTTACCTCAGGATCGTTATAAAGTATTCCTAGTTGGTTAGTTAgatatataatgaaaaaagaaaaaaaaactataaaagcttatttactattatttatatatctgtCCTGAAGACAAGTTATTAGGAAAACTACTTTATGTTCAACTAAGTTGTATATAAGAATGTAcccttttaaatgcaaaaatcttTTCTGAAAATTACTAGAAGTTGAATGTAAAGGTTTGggttctgtttttaattttaaacttgtAATGCACAAAATGATAGGTTCCCCATTATAGTTCACAGCATTTGacaaaactaaagtattagaacTGTCTGTATCATCTGAGAAATTTAGTATCAATTTTTGATGGACAAGTCCTGCACTAgctatatttttttcttggttggATCTACATCACAGTAGGAAAGAAAGGAACTGATGACCATAGGGACTTGAAAAAATATCAGCATGTCTTTTTCTTGaagcaaatttaattaaaatccaATTACAACCACTACAGAAAAGTATTACCTGTTGTAAACATCCAGCATCCCCTAGACGCTACATAGGACCAGCAGACTGGTGAATGATTTGATATGTACAGTGCATTTACCTGCTTTGAGATCTTTTCTTCAACTCTTTAGCTCTGACCCTCTTCTGCAAGTCTTCGAGTTTCCTGCAGGGCTCAATCTGGAGGCCAAGCTCGCTTTCATCTTCTGGAGGGCTTACGATGTCACAGAAGAACAGGGAAACATCAAAACCTCCTGGCTTTGTAAGGTGCATCAAGTCTATGACCACACCTGGGGAACAACAGAACATAGGATATAAATTGTCCATCAGTAAGACTGTCATTTTCCCCTTCTTTTCAGCATACCTGTCTCTTTAAGGTCAGCAGCCTTTGTACGAGCCTGTCTGTCTTTAGCACCGTCTCCTCCGTGAGGGTCATCCCTGCAAGTGAAGATCATCAGGCGCTTGTGTGACAGTCGCAACTTGATGTCACTGTAAAGGTTGGAGCAGCACCACAGAGCCTCTCCGAGGGATGTTTCGCCACTGCCAATGGTCTTTTCAGCGAACTGAGCTCCTTTCTCACCCAGCAGTTTATCAATATCCAGTACACGTTGAGATCCTGAAAAGGGAATCAATATGCGAGATAAATTCACCATCATATAGGCAATCTGAAAAGCTCAAAGAGTTAGTTACCCACCAGGTGAATCCAAGTCATGGTAGACGTAGACATGCTTGAAGGAATTTCTTGGATTCTTGCTCTGCTCAGTCCCATAGAACACCAAAGCGACCAGGTCTTTGTCACTGCTTATGATCTTACTAGTGTACACACTGCGCACACACTAGATACAACAGAGAATAATGTCTATTAGATATGCACTGGAGAAAAACACAAGAATATCTGGTGAAAATAAAagataatgcattaataaaatgttacagtTTGACTCACCTGCATAGTCAtgtcaaaatttgatgtttctccATCCTCACTCTTGATGAACATCTCTTTGGATGCATCAACCAAAAACACCAGACTGTCGCGGCCACTGATTTTGTAATCACCTgatcatttaaaagtaattaacattttcttatttaatcacatttcatAAGTAAGTTACGTTTAATAGAGTACAATGCGTGCAACTTTTATCACTGAGGCCAATTAATGCAGTTAACTTAGCTGTGCTAACCTCCAGAATCCTCTTCGTCCTCCTCAACCTCATCGTCTTCGTTTTGATAGTACTGTCTCCACTCCGCCATTACTCGTCGCTTTGTCCAAGAATCGTTTCAGTGTTGCTTTCAATTaaactttggggaaaaaaaacaaagcaaattttcttacatttaagattacccacttttttcttttcagcaatCGAACTTCGTTTTCTTTTACAACCGCGCATGCACGCCTCCAGTCAGTGCGCCACAATTTGAGTGACAGCTCCAATAGCGTATCAGAGACGTCTATTGAACGGCAAGAACCAATGGCGAGACAAGAGCGGAGTGACTGGTTAATGTAATCCATCCACGACGAGGAAGTAAACAAATGTTTATGTGAACCGCGTAAACAGTTTAACAAAATACTAATTGTTAACcatttgtaatgaaataaaataaaataaataataataacttttacaatttaaaattaaggaGGTCAAACATTATCATGGAAGTGAACAAATCTTTCATGTCACTCGGTTCTTTTATTTGAATAGATTGACTCGGTTCCCAATAGATCCCTGCGTCCCAGTGTGCATAttatccaccctatctgccctaaatagtattgacaattactaatatcacatagaattcaggatggatagtatgcacattgggacgcaggcgaTATCTGCACAATTTGTCTACGAATCAAACTGCTTCACAGCGATTCTCGAGTGAACCGAACAATTTGCCTGGTTTGTAATGTGTGAGCATGTTCGGACTTACTGAGGGGGCAAAAAGTAAAAGCTATTCGAAATACTATAATAAACATCAGCATGGGTCCATATAtggatttattaaagatttaaagCATGTTTACGACACGCCGGGATTTCAGGGACCACGTAATGAGGTAGGAGTCGCTGAATCGGGAGTTTTGAAACGAACTGTTCAAACGAACCGAATCTCGAACAAGACTTCCGCTTACTAGTAGATTTTGTGGCGGGCATAAACACCACCAGCATGTTTGTTCTTGTAAAATTCGCCATCTAGCGTTTAGGATGGTATTACAGCTGTTTGACGGATGTAGCTGTGCTGCCATTGGTCGGGTCCACAATGAATAAGCACATTTGTCATAACCGGTATCAAAATATCACTGTGTCACTGTGTCGAAGCGGACGTAAACGCCGCGGCGGATTTGTCAACAACTTGTATCTTATTGTTctcctaaaataatttaaaacgaCAACGAATGCGTTCCTTGCGTGAATTTTTAATGCGATGATGGAAATGTAAGCAAGCAAAACACTGGATTCTGGTTTTTCGAGTTCAATCAGAGCGAGAAACTCGAGCTAAGTTTCAGTTTGCTAGCCGTAGAGTTGcgtttttgtttgtaaacacaCGTCTGTCTAAAGTCGTAGCGATGGCTGATGGAAGTTCTTTCAACGTAAAGTTGTACATTTATGACCTGTCAAAAGGATTGGCCCGTCAGCTGAGTCCCATGATGTTAGGTGAGTTCTGCAGCTAAGTTAGCCGGCTAAAGTTGATCAGGGGAGGTGGTGGCGCCTCTAGAATAGAAATATATGTTTTAGTGTTGTTGAgatggtttttgtttatttttcataaagtcaaagtgaaataatatatttaatacattctgGAGAAAAATTCACATTTGGAAGTATGTGAAGAAATTACTGATTGAAATTCTATATCTACATTGACAGGAAAGCAAGTCGAGGGAATATGGTGAGTATGggttttgtattaataatttttttatttttttggtttactttgTTTTGAGACTCTCGGGCTGCAGTGAGGACCTCTTGgagctgtatgtaggattgacaccgagtggttgaactaggtattgcagtccaaattcaaaatattggagagggtttttttcacccagtCCCTcttcctcagacttgacgcagacggaggttgccagattgacgacaaaaacaagaacgagcgcacttgacgatgcaTGAAATTAAATACGCTGAGTTTTCCAACAACTGGCAACCCGacgtgccgaaatacaattgggaaAACTGGCattgggcgggtttcacaaaccaaaacaacaacagacattattattattatgatttttttttttttttttttaacaacgacatacattccggcccggaacgcacattttcgaaggagaataactgactgtagcattgtttttcagataaacaagtatgttaactaaGCATATTTCTTAagtatctgcaaacatattatggtatttttatgctttagcagaggcaaaaacttacatacagcaccttaaatATAAAGAGGAGTCCAAAGGTTTGAGACCACTAGTTAAAAtgcttatattttgtatttgtttatactt
This region of Cyprinus carpio isolate SPL01 chromosome B12, ASM1834038v1, whole genome shotgun sequence genomic DNA includes:
- the xrcc6 gene encoding X-ray repair cross-complementing protein 6 gives rise to the protein MAEWRQYYQNEDDEVEEDEEDSGGDYKISGRDSLVFLVDASKEMFIKSEDGETSNFDMTMQCVRSVYTSKIISSDKDLVALVFYGTEQSKNPRNSFKHVYVYHDLDSPGSQRVLDIDKLLGEKGAQFAEKTIGSGETSLGEALWCCSNLYSDIKLRLSHKRLMIFTCRDDPHGGDGAKDRQARTKAADLKETGVVIDLMHLTKPGGFDVSLFFCDIVSPPEDESELGLQIEPCRKLEDLQKRVRAKELKKRSQSRLTFSLGEGVNLAVGVYVLARTATKPSAVKLHRDTNEPVRTKTRYFHAHNGGILLPNDMKRAQVYGKKQIVMEKDEVDEIKKFDDPGLVLMGFKPMDRLKLHHHIRPALFIYPEEEQISGSSCVFTALLLKCSEKNVFALCRYIPRRNTPPRFVALVPQREELDQSQTQATPPGFNVIFLPFADDIRTLDAHVGPTASDEQVDKMKEIVHKLGFKYKSDSFENPVLQQHYRNLEALALNMLEPEPIEDLTMPKVQMMDARLGPLAQEFKDLVYPPGYNPEGKPAAKRKTAESGGGAAEKKPKAEISEEELKNHVAKCTLGKLTVPVLKDACKQFGIRTTGTKKQELIDALTMQLSK